A window of Fundidesulfovibrio magnetotacticus genomic DNA:
GCCCCAGCACTAGATTTCGACACGGAGACACAATGGACCAACGCCTCCCCTGGCCCGAATACTTCATGCGCATCGCCTTCCTTGTGGCCGAGCGCTCTACCTGCCTGCGCCGCCGCGTGGGGGCCATCGCCGTCAAGGACAAGCGCATCCTGGCCACGGGCTACAACGGCGCGCCCGCAGGCACGGCCCACTGCCTGGACATCGGCTGCCTGCGCGAGAAGCTGGGCATCCCCTCGGGCCAGCGCCACGAGCTCTGCCGGGGCCTCCACGCCGAACAGAACGTGATCATCCAGGCCGCGACCCACGGCGTGTCCCTCGTCGGGTGCGAGATATACTGCACCACGCAGCCCTGCATCATCTGCACGAAAATGCTCATCAACTGCTCCGTCCAGCACATCCACTACGCCGAGGGCTACCCCGACGAGCTCTCCAAGGACATGCTCGACGAAGCCGGAGTCGGCTTTGACATCCTGCCCAGACACCC
This region includes:
- a CDS encoding deoxycytidylate deaminase, with the protein product MDQRLPWPEYFMRIAFLVAERSTCLRRRVGAIAVKDKRILATGYNGAPAGTAHCLDIGCLREKLGIPSGQRHELCRGLHAEQNVIIQAATHGVSLVGCEIYCTTQPCIICTKMLINCSVQHIHYAEGYPDELSKDMLDEAGVGFDILPRHP